The following DNA comes from Enterocloster bolteae.
CTGTTAATCATGGTTCTTCCCATTACCAAGTTCATTGTGGGAAAGACCATAGGATCCAATGCCACGGTGGTGCCTCTGATTATTGCCGCAGCCCCTTACATAGGGCGTATGGTGGAGTCTTCCCTGAAGGAAGTGGACGCAGGTGTCATTGAAGCAGCCAAATCCATGGGTGCATCCACCTGGCAGATTATAGTCAAGGTACTGCTGCCGGAGGCCAAGCCGTCTCTGTTGGTGGGAGCGGCCATATCCGTGACCACAATTCTCGGGTACTCTGCCATGGCAGGATTTACAGGAGGAGGCGGACTGGGAGATATCGCCATCCGTTACGGATACCACCGTTACCAGACCGATATGATGATGGTGACCGTAGTGCTTCTGGTCATTATTGTGCAGCTGATCCAGGAGGTCGCCATGCGCATGTCCAGAAAGAGTGATAAGAGAATCCGGTAGAAAGATTCCGGAACACAATCCGGGAAGAGAGTGCGGGAACAGAATCCAGGGAATCCAGTAACAGAATCCAGGAAGAGAGTCCCGTGATACAAAGTTGTATGTGAATCTGCCGAGGCTGTCCGGTTTCCTGACAAGGAACGGATAACGTATATGACCTGCATATGAGGAAGGACGTGCAGCCTGGGC
Coding sequences within:
- a CDS encoding methionine ABC transporter permease produces the protein MQFDATTINMLVKGIWETIYMVFLSSALSYVIGIPLGIALVVTDREGISPVPLFNKVLGLIINLLRSVPFIILLIMVLPITKFIVGKTIGSNATVVPLIIAAAPYIGRMVESSLKEVDAGVIEAAKSMGASTWQIIVKVLLPEAKPSLLVGAAISVTTILGYSAMAGFTGGGGLGDIAIRYGYHRYQTDMMMVTVVLLVIIVQLIQEVAMRMSRKSDKRIR